Proteins encoded by one window of Brienomyrus brachyistius isolate T26 chromosome 1, BBRACH_0.4, whole genome shotgun sequence:
- the rabl2 gene encoding RAB, member of RAS oncogene family-like 2 isoform X1 yields the protein MAGDDGGSLFDFDQATYDADEKVKIICLGDSAVGKSKLMERFLMDGYRPQQLSTYALTLYKYSTAIDGKTVLVDFWDTAGQERFQSMHPSYYHKAHACIMVFDVQRKITYKNLTNWYRELREYRPEIPCIVVANKIDADMKVTQRNFNFAKKQGLPLYYVSAADGTNVVKLFKDAIKLAMSYKQNSSDFMDEVLQELENFELEKKESTSDKEDDLLQEMDQQLA from the exons ATGGCTGGCGATGATGGGGGGAGCCTCTTTGACTTTGACCAGGCGACATACGACGCAGACGAAAAAGTCAAGATCATCTGCCTGGGAGACAGCGCCGTCGGAAAATCCAA GTTAATGGAGAGATTCCTCATGGACGGATA TCGACCCCAACAGCTGTCCACGTATGCTCTGACACTCTACAAATACTCCACCGCAATTGATGGGAAGACAGTACTAGTAG ATTTTTGGGACACGGCGGGACAGGAGCGGTTTCAGAGCATGCACCCATCCTATTACCACAAGGCCCATGCATGCATCATG GTGTTTGACGTTCAGAGGAAGATCACGTATAAAAACCTTACGAACTGGTATAGAGAGCTTAGGGAATACCGGCCAGAGATTCCCTGTATAGTGGTCGCAAACAAAATAGACG CTGATATGAAGGTAACTCAGAGAAACTTCAATTTCGCAAAGAAACAGGGCCTACCTCTATATTATGTTTCCGCCGCTGATGGAACCAACGTTGTGAAG CTGTTCAAGGATGCCATCAAGCTGGCCATGTCCTACAAGCAGAACTCCAGTGATTTCATGGACGAGGTTCTGCAGGAATTAGAG AACTTTGAACTAGAGAAGAAAGAAAGTACCTCAGATAAGGAGGATGATCTTCTCCAGGAGATGGACCAGCAGCTTGCTTGA
- the rabl2 gene encoding RAB, member of RAS oncogene family-like 2 isoform X2: MERFLMDGYRPQQLSTYALTLYKYSTAIDGKTVLVDFWDTAGQERFQSMHPSYYHKAHACIMVFDVQRKITYKNLTNWYRELREYRPEIPCIVVANKIDADMKVTQRNFNFAKKQGLPLYYVSAADGTNVVKLFKDAIKLAMSYKQNSSDFMDEVLQELENFELEKKESTSDKEDDLLQEMDQQLA, encoded by the exons ATGGAGAGATTCCTCATGGACGGATA TCGACCCCAACAGCTGTCCACGTATGCTCTGACACTCTACAAATACTCCACCGCAATTGATGGGAAGACAGTACTAGTAG ATTTTTGGGACACGGCGGGACAGGAGCGGTTTCAGAGCATGCACCCATCCTATTACCACAAGGCCCATGCATGCATCATG GTGTTTGACGTTCAGAGGAAGATCACGTATAAAAACCTTACGAACTGGTATAGAGAGCTTAGGGAATACCGGCCAGAGATTCCCTGTATAGTGGTCGCAAACAAAATAGACG CTGATATGAAGGTAACTCAGAGAAACTTCAATTTCGCAAAGAAACAGGGCCTACCTCTATATTATGTTTCCGCCGCTGATGGAACCAACGTTGTGAAG CTGTTCAAGGATGCCATCAAGCTGGCCATGTCCTACAAGCAGAACTCCAGTGATTTCATGGACGAGGTTCTGCAGGAATTAGAG AACTTTGAACTAGAGAAGAAAGAAAGTACCTCAGATAAGGAGGATGATCTTCTCCAGGAGATGGACCAGCAGCTTGCTTGA